GCGCCTCCCTTAGCCCGCCCCCGAGGAGCACCAGGTGGTTACGGAACACCAGTACGGTCTCCGAGAGCCCCATACGGTGCAGCGTAGCCCCGCCGCAGAGCACGCAGCGGTAGTAGAGGCTGCGTAGCCCCGGCGGAGCCTTCCTGGCGACAGCGACCACGACCCCGGGGCTAGCGGCGCGGGCCCGCTCAACCATCCGCCGCGTATACGTCGCAACACCCGAACCCACAGCAGCCAGTGTCTGGGCGAGCCTCCAGCCAGCATGCAGCACCCCCGCCGGCCCCTCCGCCTCCAGCAGAGCCTGGCCCGGCTCAGCCCAGCAGCCCTCCCCGGCGAGGAGCCTCACACGAGCCCCAAGCCTCTCGTATACCGCAGCAGCCTCCCTGAGCCCGCAGGCGACTATCCGCTCCCGGGTCACAAGCCTCGCCCGGCCAGCCCTCCACGCGATGCCCAGCACGCCGGTGGTGAAGTCCGTGTAGGGCACGTCCTCCCTTATCCACTCGTCGAGGAGCGAGCCCGGTAGCGGGAAGAACCAGTCACAGCCACAGCTCTCGGGCAAGGGGAGACCAGGCACCCCTCCAGGCACGCAGCCCAGGGCTTCCCCGCGCGTACAATCCCCGGAGAGGGTGGTGCGTAGAAAAGGAACCGGTCTAGGCCCCCGGGCCTAGCTCACGCTAACAGGTGTAACCTCCACGTAGACCGGGATGGTGTCGAACATAGCACCCTCCCTCACCTGGTAGTAGACAATAGCGTCGAAGACCACAGGCCCGGAGGAGAGGTCGCCGCTATCCAGCACCATGACAGCGGTAGGCGCGTCTAAGCCGACCACAGCCTTAACCTCCCTGCCACCAGTCCCAGCCTTAGCCAGCACCACGTCTAAGCGGCTAAAGTAGCGCCTCAACACATCAGCGTTAGTAATGTTGACGACGAGCTTCGCGACATCAACGTCCGGGCCCGGAGACACCACGAGCCAGCCAGGATAGACAAGCTCGCCCACAGCACCAGAAGAGCTAGAGACGGACAACACACCAGCGGTGGACACCGTCACAGGCTCAGCAGCAGCCGAAGCCTCGCCGACAGCCCAGCCGCCCCCAGCAGCCCCGGAGCCGCCCGCACCATACCCGGGGGAGGCTACGCTAGAGCCCTGTACACCGCTAGGCGCCGGGGTGTAGGGCACGCTAGCGGGGCCCGGTTGCTGGCCGCCAGTCTCCGTGGCGAAAGCACCTAGAAGCACTATGGCGGCGAGCGAGAACACTACAGCCGCCAGGCCGGCAACGACGACACTGTTACCCATACTACGGCACGCCCTACACATGCATGCTGTGGACCAGCCGGGCAGAACTATAAGGCTTGCCTCAGCCGCTGGCCCGGCTACGCACCGATAACAGTGTTACAGATGACGCCAGATGGTTAGTATCGCTAGAGGTACAGAAACCACTACTATTTCTACTTCTACGACGTAGCTGATACGCGGACACCAGAAAAATGTGGGCAACACTTAAGATAGAAAGCTACTAACGAAGTAGACAGCGGGTACACGGCACAGAGCTTATATAGCGTGCGGAGGCAGAGCCACAGATACCCGCGCAGGAAGAACGAGGCTCGGCCAAGCACTACACAGCGGTAACAAGGCGTCCTCACACTCAAGGAGCTGGCGGCAGGGCCTCACCCCCTCACCGGAGGGATCACAGCCCCCTGCCGCCCCGGTGGGTGAGGAGAGCCCCGGCTGCCGCCCTCGCCCGTCTCTAATACTCGGTCAATTCCCTAGTTTAAGCATTTCTAACCATAGGATTAGCCGGGCTAGCACAGCCGCATTATTCCCCGTCGCGCAGACCAGGAGAGAGGGAGCCACGCCCCGCCACACCCTCCCCCGGCAGGCGCCAAGGGTGTCCCCAGCGGTGAGGACCGTCGCCGAGAAGAGGCTCGGCAGCGAGCCCCGCGGAGTAGCATGGAGCCCCCAGGGCTTCCTAGCAGTAGCCGAGCACTACAAGCGCGTATCAATACTCAGCCCGGGCCTCGAGCCCGTCTGGGCCCGTAGCCCCGGCCTCTACCTCACCGGCGCCCTCGCCTGGAGCCCCAGGGGCCGCATGCTCGCCGTCGCCGCGCGCTACGGCAGCCTCAGCCCAGCGGGCTTCACAGTCTACGACGTCTCCGAGGCGGTGGGCGCCAGGAGCCTCACAGCCTGGCTCCGCCGCGCCCGCAGGCTCCACCGCGTCTACACCACCGGCGCCGTCTACAGCCTAGCCTGGAGCCCGGACGGAGGCCTCCTAGCAGCAGGCAGCAGCATCGACCGCTGGATCCTGGTCTACCGGGCCCGGCGGAGCGGCCCCGAGCCCGCCTGGGAGTGGAGCGTCCAGGGGCTCCACCGCCTCCTATTCACCAGCCGCGACCACCTCTACGTCTACAGCCTCGCCTGGAGCCCCCGCGGGGGCCTACTAGCCGCGGCGGGCGGCAGCGGAGGCGAGGGCTTCACAGCCCTCTTCACCCGCGATGGCGTCCTCCAGCGCCTCTCCAGGCTAAGCTGGACCTGCTTCTCCGTGTCCTGGAGCCCCGACGAGAGCTTCATAGCCGTGGCCTGCCGCGACAGCCTCCGCGTCTACGACGCCGAGACCGGCGCCCTGGTATGGCGGAGCCCCGAAGGCTGGTACACCAACGTGGCCTGGCTCGACCAGGACACCCTAGCGGCCACGACCAGGACAAGGCTCCACCTCTACACCTGGATAGGCCTAGAAGCCAAGCCCGAGCACACGGTGGAAGTGGCGGGCTTCACCGAGCCCGGCACAGGGCTCTCCCACCACCCCGGCACAGGGCGCCTCGCTGTAGCAGACACAGCGGGCCGGCGCGTAGTAGTGCTAGAGCCGGGGTAGAGAGGGGGCGAGCCCCCCGGGGGCTACCCGGCCTCGAGCACCTCAACCCGGGCAGCCAGGGGCACCCTATCCACCAGCAGCCCCTCCCGGGCCTCATAGTACACCCGCGCCCCCAGCACAGCAGCACCGTCCACGAAGCTCCCGCCGTCGAGCACCACTACGGCCTCCGGCCGGTCGAGGCTCATAGCGGCCTCCCCCAGCTCCAGCATCTGGACCCTAGCCCGGGCAGACATGTCCAGCACCACATGGTCCTTGCCTATGGTGGCGTTAACCACTACTACGAGCCCGTCACCGGTCATGTTTATCACAACGTAGTCGCCTGGCTGCATGAACGTGGCTACATTATCTTCTATCGTGCTGTCGTCAGCGTACCGGAGGTCCACGTTGTAGCATGTGTAGGGCAGCGGCCAGACATGTATCACAAGGCCCTTCTTGAGCTTCTCGCGGTCAAAGCTAGTGATTACCGTTTCTGACTGGTATCGGCTGTTAGTGACCACTATCCTGTCCAGTGTGCTCCAGAGCCGGTCCACCTGAGGCCCCAGCGCGGCGGAGAGGTTACCGTACACGTCCACGAGGACGTCGTTGACCCCCGCCTCGCCGCTGTAGAGGCTTACGCTCCGCCACCCGCCCTCGCCCAGGAACACGAGCTGCGGCGACACGAGGAGGCTCCGGAAGACACTGCGGAGCACATCGACGTCGCCGAGGCTTATACGGAGCTTAACGTAGTCCACGTCGCCCCTCTTCTCCACTACTATCCAGTCGAGGTCCCCTACTACTCCGCGGGCCCCGCTAGAGACGTCGAGGAGCAAGCTCCTAGCATGCACGTCCACGGGCTCGCTCACGGCCGACGCGGCGGCTGCTGCGCCCGCAGAGCCGCCTAGCTGCCGGAGCGCTAGCGTAGCCGCTAGAGCTACCAGCAAAAGCGCTAGAGTAGGCACAACGCCTCGAGCCCTGCGGTTATATACCCAGCGCATCTTGCCGCCCGTGACTAGCGGAGCGCAGGTTTGTTACGTATAAACTCAACGGACAGGACACACAAGCAGCCCGCCCGTTGCATATAACCCCAGTCCCGGCGATATACAACAAGCCGGTCCAACAGGACGCGGAAATCAGGACAACACTCGCCCAGTTATAAAACCGGCTAAGCAGCCCAGCCCCGAACAACGCTGCGGGCGGTAATTACAGAGAAACAGCCCTAAGACATACCTCTAGGGGCGGCGGCGCAGTGATAGAGCCCGCGACGCTGATAGCCCTAGCCGCGCTAGCCATGGCCACGCTCAGCCTAGCCCGCACCCGCGGCCTCCACGCGAAGAAAGACAACACAGCCAGCCAGCCGGGCACACAGGGCCCCGGAGAGGTAGAGCTAGCCCAGGCAGCACTAGACGAGCGCGACATAGCCATACTAGAGCTGCTGGACAGCAACGGCCCCATGGGCGTAAGCGAGATCGCACGCAGACTAGGCCTAAACAAGTCCACCGCATGGAGGAAACTGCGCAAACTAACCAACATGAACATAGTCGAGAGGATAACCCAGAACGGGAGACCCCTCTACCGCCTACGCCGAGAAACAGCCGCCACAGGCGAGAAGCAACAGAGCATAGCGGCGAGCATAGTAGAGCAGCTCCGCAGGAAAAACAGGCAAGCCTAAGCCCTAGACACCACCAGCCACACGGCCGCCCAGCTCCTCCAAGAACCTCTCAACACGCCCAACCATAGCCCCGAAATGCCTCTCGTCGCCCACGCCCTCCCGGAA
The window above is part of the Pyrodictium abyssi genome. Proteins encoded here:
- the modD gene encoding ModD protein, which gives rise to MPESCGCDWFFPLPGSLLDEWIREDVPYTDFTTGVLGIAWRAGRARLVTRERIVACGLREAAAVYERLGARVRLLAGEGCWAEPGQALLEAEGPAGVLHAGWRLAQTLAAVGSGVATYTRRMVERARAASPGVVVAVARKAPPGLRSLYYRCVLCGGATLHRMGLSETVLVFRNHLVLLGGGLREALDRLRGARGVVGERLVAVEAETMEEALLAAESGVVDEVQLDHVEPGELARLVRELKRRNPRIRVAVGGGIGLENVAEYAATGVDVVVTSAPYWARPADLTTRMEPL
- a CDS encoding WD40 repeat domain-containing protein, encoding MRTVAEKRLGSEPRGVAWSPQGFLAVAEHYKRVSILSPGLEPVWARSPGLYLTGALAWSPRGRMLAVAARYGSLSPAGFTVYDVSEAVGARSLTAWLRRARRLHRVYTTGAVYSLAWSPDGGLLAAGSSIDRWILVYRARRSGPEPAWEWSVQGLHRLLFTSRDHLYVYSLAWSPRGGLLAAAGGSGGEGFTALFTRDGVLQRLSRLSWTCFSVSWSPDESFIAVACRDSLRVYDAETGALVWRSPEGWYTNVAWLDQDTLAATTRTRLHLYTWIGLEAKPEHTVEVAGFTEPGTGLSHHPGTGRLAVADTAGRRVVVLEPG
- a CDS encoding Lrp/AsnC family transcriptional regulator, with the translated sequence MIEPATLIALAALAMATLSLARTRGLHAKKDNTASQPGTQGPGEVELAQAALDERDIAILELLDSNGPMGVSEIARRLGLNKSTAWRKLRKLTNMNIVERITQNGRPLYRLRRETAATGEKQQSIAASIVEQLRRKNRQA